A DNA window from Azotosporobacter soli contains the following coding sequences:
- a CDS encoding 5-deoxy-glucuronate isomerase, with product MLRIRQEQGFQYGYNAITTMEENEDNTMMDFGILRLGQGQREELLDAEKESALLLIQGRVTLQFDGQERTIERKSCFDENPWVLHVPKATPVTLIGAAADSEISLTKTTNERPFAAKLYTPEECAAEERGKGTMKETSTRIVRTVFDYSNAPYSNLVIGEVIDHPGKWSSYPPHHHPQPEIYFYKFNPQQGYGFSELGEEAVKLRHNDTVKILNSATHPQATAPGYAMYYIWVIRHLDGNPYKSPEYPVFVPEHLWVTDKEAKIWPDRESGV from the coding sequence ATGCTAAGGATACGACAGGAACAGGGCTTTCAATATGGTTACAATGCAATCACGACGATGGAAGAAAACGAAGACAATACGATGATGGATTTTGGCATTCTGCGGCTGGGACAGGGCCAGCGCGAAGAGCTGTTGGATGCGGAAAAAGAAAGCGCACTGCTTTTGATCCAAGGCAGGGTGACGCTGCAGTTCGACGGCCAGGAGCGGACGATCGAACGCAAATCCTGCTTTGACGAAAATCCCTGGGTGCTGCATGTGCCGAAAGCGACGCCGGTTACGCTGATCGGCGCAGCGGCGGACAGCGAAATCAGTCTGACGAAAACCACGAACGAGCGTCCATTTGCAGCCAAGTTGTATACGCCGGAAGAATGTGCGGCCGAAGAACGCGGCAAAGGAACGATGAAAGAAACATCGACGCGGATCGTGCGCACCGTATTCGACTACAGCAACGCGCCGTACTCCAATCTGGTGATCGGTGAGGTAATCGACCATCCGGGAAAATGGTCGAGCTATCCGCCGCACCATCATCCGCAGCCGGAAATTTATTTTTATAAATTCAATCCGCAACAAGGCTACGGTTTTTCGGAGCTGGGTGAAGAGGCAGTCAAACTCAGACACAACGATACGGTGAAAATCTTGAACAGCGCGACGCATCCGCAGGCCACGGCGCCGGGCTATGCCATGTATTATATCTGGGTGATCCGGCATTTGGACGGCAATCCGTATAAGAGTCCGGAATATCCGGTATTTGTACCGGAGCATCTCTGGGTAACCGACAAAGAGGCTAAAATCTGGCCGGACCGGGAGAGTGGAGTATGA
- a CDS encoding transketolase family protein, which translates to MKAVLAEERVKEAKEMRAVYCETLMELAQGNKNIVALDADLMNSMGMTKFGKAYPERTFNVGVQEANMIGVAAGLSATGKIPFAHSFGPFATRRCFDQLFLSCGYAKLNVRVVGSDPGVTAAYNGGTHMPFEDMGIVRNIPGITVLEPVDATMLNDLLKQTADLYGVFYIRLLRKNALKIYQDGSTFEIGKGITLKNGSDVTIIASGIMVDDALTAADELAKQGVSARVVNIFTWKPIDKELIIRCAQETGAIVTVENHSIINGLGSAVAEVVVDNKNVPMERVGVNDSFGEVGPQDYLKRRFGLTAENIVANVNKVLARKS; encoded by the coding sequence ATGAAAGCGGTTTTAGCGGAAGAAAGAGTAAAAGAAGCCAAGGAAATGCGGGCTGTTTATTGTGAAACGCTGATGGAACTGGCCCAGGGCAATAAGAATATCGTCGCACTCGATGCCGACCTGATGAATTCGATGGGCATGACGAAATTCGGCAAGGCATATCCGGAACGGACATTTAACGTCGGCGTGCAGGAAGCAAACATGATCGGCGTCGCGGCCGGCTTGTCGGCGACAGGCAAGATCCCTTTCGCACATTCCTTCGGACCGTTTGCCACGCGACGCTGTTTTGACCAGCTTTTCTTATCCTGCGGCTATGCCAAGCTTAACGTCAGGGTTGTCGGCAGCGATCCCGGAGTAACTGCGGCGTATAACGGCGGTACGCATATGCCGTTCGAAGATATGGGGATCGTCAGAAATATTCCGGGCATCACGGTTTTGGAGCCGGTCGATGCGACGATGCTGAATGACCTGTTAAAACAAACGGCGGACTTATACGGCGTGTTTTATATCCGTCTCTTGCGCAAAAATGCATTGAAAATTTACCAGGACGGATCGACGTTTGAAATCGGCAAGGGCATCACGCTGAAAAACGGCAGCGATGTAACGATCATTGCCAGCGGCATCATGGTGGACGATGCGCTGACCGCAGCCGATGAACTAGCTAAGCAGGGCGTATCGGCTCGCGTCGTCAATATTTTCACTTGGAAGCCGATCGACAAGGAACTGATTATCCGTTGTGCGCAAGAAACCGGAGCGATTGTGACGGTTGAAAACCACAGCATTATCAACGGACTGGGTTCGGCGGTGGCGGAAGTGGTCGTCGACAATAAAAACGTGCCGATGGAACGGGTCGGCGTCAATGATTCGTTCGGCGAAGTCGGACCGCAGGATTATCTGAAGCGGCGCTTCGGTTTGACTGCGGAAAACATCGTGGCCAACGTGAACAAGGTGTTGGCGCGAAAAAGCTAA
- a CDS encoding transketolase, with translation MLSKEETKELKLFALNIRIETLKAMGNLGFGHIGGAMSIADTLAVLYGKAMKYDAKNPDWEERDWLVCSKGHAGPAIYSSLALKGFFPLERLLELNKPGTSFPSHCDRNLTTGIDMTTGSLGQGSSLAVGVALGHRLDGRDNYTYLILGDGEMQEGQVWEAVLLAAQKKVSRLITFVDYNKQQLDGYTKDINDMGDIKAKFDAFGWHAQEVDGSDVAAVAQAIEKAKQEQEKPSVIVLNTLKGKGCSFAENVLLNHHMTISAAQMEEALAVLNGEVERLVQS, from the coding sequence ATGCTGAGTAAGGAAGAGACAAAGGAACTGAAATTATTCGCGCTCAACATCCGCATCGAAACGCTGAAAGCGATGGGGAATCTGGGCTTCGGCCATATCGGCGGCGCGATGTCGATTGCCGATACGCTGGCCGTTTTGTACGGCAAAGCGATGAAATACGACGCGAAAAATCCGGACTGGGAAGAGCGCGATTGGCTGGTTTGTTCGAAGGGCCATGCCGGACCGGCGATTTATTCATCCCTGGCTTTAAAAGGCTTTTTCCCGCTGGAACGCTTATTGGAACTAAATAAACCGGGAACCAGCTTTCCCAGTCATTGCGACAGAAACCTGACGACCGGCATCGACATGACGACAGGCTCGCTGGGGCAGGGTTCGTCGCTTGCGGTCGGCGTAGCGCTCGGTCATCGGCTTGACGGACGGGACAACTACACGTATCTGATTCTTGGCGACGGTGAAATGCAGGAAGGGCAAGTCTGGGAAGCGGTGCTGCTGGCAGCGCAGAAAAAAGTAAGCCGCCTGATCACGTTTGTTGATTACAACAAGCAGCAACTGGACGGTTACACGAAGGACATCAATGATATGGGCGACATCAAAGCCAAGTTTGACGCGTTCGGCTGGCATGCGCAGGAAGTGGACGGATCCGACGTGGCCGCAGTAGCGCAGGCGATTGAAAAGGCGAAACAAGAGCAGGAAAAGCCGTCGGTCATCGTATTGAACACGCTGAAAGGCAAGGGCTGCAGCTTTGCGGAAAATGTACTTTTAAATCATCACATGACGATCAGCGCGGCGCAAATGGAAGAAGCCCTGGCCGTGCTGAACGGTGAAGTGGAAAGGCTGGTGCAGTCATGA
- a CDS encoding phosphoglycerate kinase, with protein sequence MAGTISAIKAMDELAVSGKTVILRLDINSPLDPKTKKIVSENRIKKSLPTLRHLLERGAKLAILAHQGDTLDYHNLIPLTEHAQKLSALLGQEVRYIDDVCGPAAQEAVRNLKAGEAVLLGNLRYLSEEISTFEDAVKLKPSEMLNTYLVRSLAPLADFYVNDAFAAAHRNAPSMVAFQELLPSAGGLLLMDEIRALATVMEKPARPNVFVLGGLKISDAFGMMEQVLENGSADKILTCGVTGQIMMMAAGYDLGAKNEEFIKARSLDVFIKPAQDYLARHRDKIVYPLDLAYEQAGKRAEIMLSALPADELYLDIGQQTIEKFRAELTGAGTIFVNGPAGVYENPLFENGTKNIWTAIAEAKGYSVIGGGDTVSAAQKFIDTGKINYVCTAGGAMVRFLSGDRLPLLAAMQKGGTKRGDDHAE encoded by the coding sequence ATGGCTGGAACAATAAGCGCAATCAAAGCGATGGACGAGCTGGCGGTCAGCGGTAAAACGGTGATACTGCGCCTTGACATCAATTCGCCGCTCGATCCGAAGACGAAGAAGATCGTAAGCGAAAATCGCATCAAAAAAAGTTTGCCGACGCTACGGCATCTACTGGAACGCGGTGCGAAACTGGCGATCCTTGCCCATCAGGGCGACACGCTCGATTATCATAATCTGATTCCGCTGACCGAACATGCGCAAAAGCTGTCGGCGCTGCTTGGTCAGGAGGTTCGCTACATCGATGATGTATGCGGACCGGCGGCGCAGGAAGCGGTGCGGAACCTGAAAGCAGGCGAAGCGGTACTGCTCGGCAATTTACGTTATTTGTCCGAGGAAATATCGACGTTTGAAGATGCGGTAAAACTGAAACCGTCGGAAATGCTCAATACGTATCTGGTACGGAGCTTGGCGCCGCTGGCTGACTTTTATGTGAATGACGCCTTTGCCGCGGCGCACCGCAATGCACCGTCGATGGTCGCATTTCAGGAACTGCTGCCGAGTGCAGGCGGCTTGCTGCTGATGGATGAGATTCGTGCGCTGGCGACCGTGATGGAAAAACCGGCGCGACCGAACGTCTTCGTGCTGGGCGGGCTTAAGATATCGGATGCATTCGGCATGATGGAACAGGTGCTGGAGAACGGTTCGGCCGATAAGATCCTGACCTGCGGCGTTACCGGTCAAATCATGATGATGGCCGCCGGGTACGATCTGGGTGCGAAGAATGAGGAATTCATCAAGGCGCGTTCGCTCGATGTCTTCATCAAACCGGCGCAAGACTATCTGGCACGGCATCGCGACAAAATCGTCTATCCGCTCGATTTGGCCTATGAGCAGGCGGGAAAACGGGCCGAGATTATGCTTTCTGCGTTGCCGGCAGACGAACTGTATCTCGATATCGGCCAGCAGACGATTGAAAAATTCCGCGCCGAGCTGACTGGCGCGGGGACGATCTTCGTCAACGGACCGGCCGGGGTCTATGAAAATCCGCTCTTTGAAAACGGCACAAAAAACATTTGGACTGCGATTGCCGAAGCCAAAGGCTATTCGGTGATCGGCGGCGGCGACACGGTCAGTGCGGCGCAAAAGTTCATCGATACCGGAAAAATTAATTATGTGTGTACCGCCGGCGGAGCGATGGTCCGGTTTTTATCCGGCGACCGACTGCCGCTGTTGGCAGCGATGCAGAAAGGCGGTACAAAAAGGGGGGATGACCATGCTGAGTAA
- a CDS encoding type II glyceraldehyde-3-phosphate dehydrogenase, which produces MIKVGVVGYGVIGQRLADGVALQQDMKLVGVADVAPTLAIRALKEKGMPYSLYLGLAENRPQFDALNIPIAGSLEDLVRESDILLDATSAGVGAKNKELYKKYGKKAIFQGGEKNSVADVFFHGYANYENGVGKDFLKLTSCNTTGLIRSVDCLDRAYGVEKVAITIIRRVADPGDYHRGLTNALQIDKAPSHQAEDLMTIMPHINATGILVHTPVTHGHIITVVATTKKKINKQQALDVFGKHPRIRVVKIEDGFQGNASLFRYARDLGNPRGDMYEIGLWDESIVESGNDIMYAINIPQEAVTIPETIDAIRAAMGMQKERLAAVGETNKYLGLGKWLEQ; this is translated from the coding sequence ATGATAAAAGTTGGCGTAGTAGGGTATGGAGTAATCGGGCAGCGGTTGGCTGACGGCGTGGCGCTGCAACAGGACATGAAGCTGGTCGGTGTTGCCGATGTGGCTCCGACTTTGGCAATTAGAGCGTTGAAGGAAAAAGGCATGCCGTATTCTCTCTATCTTGGCTTGGCGGAAAATCGTCCGCAGTTTGACGCGCTGAACATTCCGATTGCCGGATCGTTGGAAGATTTGGTGCGCGAGTCGGACATCCTGCTCGATGCGACCAGCGCCGGCGTCGGAGCGAAAAATAAAGAGCTGTATAAAAAGTACGGCAAGAAAGCGATCTTCCAAGGCGGCGAAAAAAATTCGGTTGCCGATGTGTTTTTTCATGGTTATGCCAATTATGAAAACGGCGTGGGCAAAGATTTTCTTAAGCTGACCTCCTGCAATACGACCGGCTTGATCCGTTCGGTTGATTGCCTCGACCGTGCCTATGGCGTTGAGAAAGTGGCGATCACGATCATCCGCCGCGTCGCCGATCCCGGCGATTATCACCGCGGTCTGACCAATGCGCTGCAAATCGACAAAGCCCCCAGTCATCAGGCGGAAGACTTAATGACGATCATGCCGCACATTAACGCGACGGGGATATTAGTGCATACGCCGGTCACGCACGGCCACATCATCACGGTGGTTGCAACGACGAAGAAAAAGATCAACAAACAACAAGCACTGGATGTATTCGGCAAACATCCGCGCATCCGGGTCGTGAAAATCGAAGACGGTTTCCAGGGCAATGCTTCCCTGTTCCGTTATGCAAGAGATCTCGGCAACCCACGCGGCGACATGTACGAAATCGGTTTGTGGGATGAATCGATCGTCGAATCGGGCAATGACATCATGTATGCGATCAATATTCCGCAGGAAGCGGTGACGATACCGGAAACGATTGACGCGATACGGGCCGCGATGGGGATGCAGAAAGAACGTCTGGCGGCGGTCGGCGAAACGAATAAATATCTGGGGTTGGGAAAATGGCTGGAACAATAA
- a CDS encoding LacI family DNA-binding transcriptional regulator, translating into MPVTIKDIAKIAGVNFSTVSRSLNDSDLVAEETKKQIKEIAKNLGFEFNANARSLSTQKTGSIGVIYPESFEAFHVNLFYNSLHNQIRKTLEKAALDLIVAFPKNRFDGNSSNIERLVKSKKVDGLIIVSPLLDELDKAALRLMKKQGIPFVFLHHYPSDPWLLEEANVFCTDHFIGGFKATDHLLQHGHTRIACITAEGGMDEFASRTKGYRAALEQHGLAFDEQLLFYGDQSFQAGYQTVLDNEATLRSVSALFAQNDLMALGAIQALKELKLSVPEDIAVVGYDDIELLPFFRPQLTTVHQPREQIAVLACESLIQLIKNEKTQKRNLVIKPPLIIRESCGTRSDADRNIE; encoded by the coding sequence ATGCCGGTAACGATTAAGGATATTGCCAAGATTGCTGGCGTAAACTTTTCCACCGTGTCGAGAAGTCTGAACGACAGCGACCTGGTAGCGGAAGAAACGAAAAAGCAGATCAAAGAAATTGCGAAGAACCTGGGCTTTGAATTCAACGCCAACGCGAGAAGCTTAAGCACCCAAAAGACGGGCTCGATCGGCGTCATTTATCCGGAAAGCTTTGAAGCCTTTCATGTCAACCTGTTCTATAATTCGCTGCACAATCAGATCCGCAAGACGCTCGAGAAAGCGGCGCTCGACTTGATCGTGGCCTTTCCGAAGAACCGTTTTGACGGCAACAGCAGCAACATCGAACGCTTGGTAAAGAGCAAAAAGGTCGACGGACTGATCATTGTCAGCCCGCTTTTGGATGAACTCGACAAGGCGGCGCTCCGTCTGATGAAAAAGCAGGGCATTCCTTTTGTTTTCCTGCATCATTATCCGAGCGATCCCTGGCTCTTGGAAGAGGCGAACGTCTTTTGCACCGACCATTTCATCGGCGGCTTCAAGGCGACCGACCATTTACTGCAACATGGACATACGCGCATCGCCTGCATCACGGCGGAAGGCGGTATGGACGAGTTTGCCAGCCGGACGAAAGGCTACCGAGCCGCGCTCGAACAGCATGGCCTCGCATTTGATGAGCAACTGCTGTTTTACGGCGATCAGTCGTTTCAAGCCGGGTACCAGACGGTGCTCGATAATGAAGCGACGCTGCGCAGCGTCAGCGCGCTGTTTGCGCAAAATGACCTGATGGCCCTGGGGGCGATTCAGGCGTTGAAGGAATTGAAGCTGAGCGTGCCGGAAGACATCGCGGTCGTGGGCTATGACGACATCGAACTCCTGCCGTTTTTCAGACCGCAACTGACGACGGTGCATCAACCGCGTGAACAGATCGCGGTACTGGCATGCGAATCGCTAATCCAGTTAATCAAGAACGAAAAAACACAAAAGCGGAACTTGGTCATCAAGCCGCCGCTGATCATACGCGAATCATGCGGAACCCGCAGTGATGCGGACCGCAACATCGAATAA
- a CDS encoding ankyrin repeat domain-containing protein, producing the protein MMKMVLRWVLCAMICSFSLQAMAMSQDDAKAEMAKRNLNFTEQDFFKQCISGNAQTVQLYIDAGMNLEAKNAAGGTALMMAVTANKVENAKALINAGADVNAKDFQNATPLFFAVSMANKPLVEELINKGADPEVKTNYGFTAKKMANMTKNEGILELLNRGSYKKENAALALIDPLIPADYPTIKTKTSLRMLSENTLKEAKAEIGKVDSFQREVNRYGYLLGSKGYNDFGGKFWFGIAGGKTDIEYTLITPYSAVRYEFWRANKQFKPVDQAALDYYMNHRDTVCLVISPKNAANENFWERYNGYSAHKYEATISNVVIRKNGEVFQNVLRNGDKWYFPIDLFVGSEDMEVIAVDADNEQKILKVSADRIAEIK; encoded by the coding sequence ATGATGAAAATGGTTCTTCGATGGGTGCTGTGCGCGATGATTTGCAGTTTTTCATTACAGGCCATGGCCATGAGCCAAGACGATGCAAAAGCGGAAATGGCAAAAAGAAACTTGAACTTTACGGAGCAGGATTTTTTCAAACAATGCATAAGTGGGAATGCGCAAACTGTTCAGTTATATATCGATGCAGGCATGAATCTGGAAGCGAAAAACGCAGCGGGCGGAACGGCGTTGATGATGGCCGTGACGGCCAATAAGGTGGAAAATGCAAAAGCATTGATCAATGCAGGCGCGGATGTAAATGCCAAAGACTTTCAAAATGCCACGCCGCTATTCTTTGCCGTATCCATGGCGAATAAGCCTTTGGTGGAAGAATTAATCAACAAAGGCGCCGATCCGGAAGTGAAAACAAACTATGGCTTTACGGCGAAAAAAATGGCGAACATGACAAAGAATGAGGGCATCTTGGAACTGCTGAATCGCGGCAGCTATAAAAAAGAAAATGCGGCGCTTGCGCTGATCGACCCGCTGATTCCGGCGGATTATCCAACGATCAAAACAAAAACCAGCTTGAGAATGCTGTCGGAAAATACATTGAAAGAAGCGAAAGCCGAAATCGGCAAAGTCGATTCGTTTCAGCGCGAAGTAAATCGTTACGGCTATCTGCTGGGCAGCAAAGGCTATAATGACTTTGGGGGAAAATTTTGGTTTGGGATTGCCGGCGGAAAAACAGATATTGAGTATACGCTGATAACGCCATATTCGGCTGTGCGGTATGAATTTTGGCGGGCAAACAAGCAATTTAAGCCGGTGGACCAAGCGGCGCTGGATTATTATATGAATCATCGGGATACCGTGTGCCTTGTCATATCTCCCAAGAATGCCGCTAATGAAAATTTTTGGGAACGGTATAACGGATATTCCGCTCACAAATACGAGGCCACCATTTCGAATGTTGTAATTCGGAAAAATGGCGAAGTGTTTCAAAATGTTCTGCGCAATGGCGATAAATGGTATTTCCCGATCGATTTATTTGTCGGCAGCGAAGACATGGAAGTGATCGCGGTAGATGCCGATAATGAACAGAAAATCTTAAAAGTATCCGCAGACCGGATTGCGGAAATAAAATAA
- a CDS encoding DUF6960 family protein: MSRNKNTWGLYPWFIENGEQLIEPLDLEKFKRLSPYGKIFECIDEDNEYITLKYGEEVYQVKAELYKQVNAPIFTFGNKVRLTEKLETIGVIIDINWHNKENTPIYLIEINGKRKSTRYMETDLSMI, from the coding sequence TTGAGTCGAAACAAAAATACTTGGGGATTATACCCCTGGTTTATTGAAAATGGTGAGCAACTTATCGAACCATTGGATCTAGAAAAATTTAAGCGTCTATCACCATATGGTAAAATATTTGAATGTATAGATGAGGATAATGAGTATATTACTTTGAAATATGGTGAAGAAGTATACCAGGTTAAAGCTGAATTGTATAAACAAGTAAATGCACCTATATTCACATTTGGAAATAAGGTACGATTAACCGAAAAACTTGAAACTATTGGAGTAATCATAGATATAAACTGGCACAATAAAGAAAATACTCCGATTTACCTTATTGAAATAAATGGAAAACGCAAATCTACTAGGTATATGGAGACTGATTTGAGTATGATATGA
- a CDS encoding fused DSP-PTPase phosphatase/NAD kinase-like protein, which yields MNYSLVRNIVFSFFVLSAVLFSDNSLLLAAEPAPGLQILKLDRPISFNVPENFRRAQDPFKLGTADGYMPTRRGLDALRISGSRFFSQPELTKILYSLPEKDVVILDLRGEAHGYLNGNGMSWYSAYKRINFGKTAAVVEAEENKLLAGVAKQEVEVATLGKDKSVVAVDMMQVQQTLSERELAARNNVKYYRIPVSDYTPPTAENVEQFLAFYKNLPADAWVHLHCEAGEGRTTTFMAMIDMIHNANRVSYDDIMIRQWLLGGQDIRSATDNDPWKKEAYKKRAAFTKLFYAYVQQNPKLDLSWNDWLLKQRQ from the coding sequence ATGAATTATTCATTAGTTCGTAACATTGTCTTTTCATTTTTTGTTTTGAGCGCAGTTTTATTCAGCGACAATTCGCTTCTGCTGGCTGCCGAACCAGCCCCCGGTCTGCAAATTTTAAAGCTCGACCGGCCGATTTCATTCAACGTGCCGGAGAATTTCCGCCGCGCGCAGGATCCGTTTAAGCTCGGCACAGCGGACGGATACATGCCGACGCGCAGAGGACTTGATGCGCTTCGTATTTCCGGCAGTCGATTCTTCTCGCAGCCGGAGCTGACGAAAATACTATATTCATTGCCGGAAAAAGACGTCGTGATTCTTGACTTGCGCGGTGAAGCGCACGGGTACTTGAACGGAAATGGCATGAGCTGGTACAGCGCCTATAAGCGTATTAATTTCGGAAAAACCGCTGCCGTGGTTGAGGCGGAAGAAAACAAACTATTGGCAGGCGTTGCGAAGCAAGAGGTTGAAGTGGCTACATTGGGCAAGGACAAGTCGGTCGTTGCGGTCGACATGATGCAAGTGCAGCAGACGTTGAGCGAACGTGAGCTCGCAGCGCGAAACAACGTAAAATACTACCGTATTCCCGTCAGCGACTATACTCCGCCAACCGCCGAAAATGTGGAGCAATTTCTCGCTTTTTATAAAAATCTTCCGGCAGATGCCTGGGTTCACCTGCATTGTGAAGCCGGAGAAGGAAGAACAACCACGTTTATGGCGATGATCGATATGATTCATAACGCAAACCGGGTCAGCTATGATGATATCATGATCCGCCAGTGGCTACTGGGCGGACAGGACATTCGTAGCGCTACGGATAACGATCCGTGGAAAAAAGAAGCGTATAAAAAACGGGCCGCCTTCACCAAATTATTCTATGCATATGTGCAACAAAATCCGAAACTTGACCTGAGCTGGAATGATTGGCTGTTAAAGCAGCGACAATAG
- a CDS encoding Lrp/AsnC family transcriptional regulator, whose protein sequence is MRFENIDEIDRQILQYLSANGRLSHAELGRLVGLTRAAVRERVSRLLENGIISHFTIVVNPLKAGKSLSLYFNIDVTWERMDAIAAELLACEEITNVYQMSGRPHLHVHALFDDQDHVERYLQRLRKIEGIVSVESEFLMARYKERGALLI, encoded by the coding sequence ATGCGTTTTGAAAACATAGATGAAATCGACCGGCAAATCTTACAGTACCTCTCGGCAAACGGACGCTTAAGCCATGCGGAACTTGGACGTCTGGTCGGCCTGACGCGCGCCGCGGTGCGCGAGCGGGTAAGCCGTCTCTTAGAAAACGGCATCATCAGCCATTTTACGATCGTCGTAAATCCGCTGAAAGCGGGCAAGAGTTTGTCGCTTTACTTCAACATCGACGTGACCTGGGAACGGATGGACGCTATTGCCGCCGAACTATTGGCCTGCGAAGAAATCACCAACGTATATCAGATGAGCGGCCGCCCGCACCTGCATGTCCATGCGCTGTTTGACGATCAGGATCATGTCGAACGCTACCTGCAGCGCCTGCGCAAAATCGAAGGCATAGTCAGCGTCGAGTCGGAGTTTTTAATGGCGCGCTATAAAGAGCGCGGTGCGTTGTTGATTTGA
- a CDS encoding sulfite exporter TauE/SafE family protein translates to MTIIAFKILLISMSAGIMGAILGLGGGIIMTPALTFLFGVDIQHAIGASLISVIATSSGAAIAYIRDGITNIRVGMFLEIATTVGAICGAVIGGLIAPTLLYSIFGVFLIYSALMMLKKVKQELPGEVELHPLAKKLRLQGDYYDKVLGRRIAYNAANVYSGFGVMYGAGVISGLLGIGSGSFKVMAMDMFMRLPLKVSSATSNFMMGVTGAASAAIYLFRGDIDPIISAPVAIGVLIGSTIGARLMQKMKSRTIRKLFIPVLLYLGIQMMLQGLGVSL, encoded by the coding sequence ATGACCATTATCGCTTTTAAAATTCTACTGATCTCGATGTCGGCCGGCATCATGGGCGCGATCTTAGGGCTTGGCGGCGGCATCATCATGACTCCGGCGCTGACGTTTCTTTTCGGCGTCGACATACAGCACGCGATCGGCGCGAGTCTGATTTCCGTCATCGCCACGTCGAGCGGCGCGGCGATCGCCTACATCCGCGACGGCATCACCAATATCCGCGTCGGCATGTTCCTTGAAATCGCGACCACCGTCGGCGCGATCTGCGGCGCGGTGATCGGCGGCTTAATTGCGCCGACCTTGTTGTATTCGATCTTCGGCGTCTTTCTCATTTATTCGGCGCTGATGATGCTGAAAAAAGTAAAACAGGAACTGCCCGGCGAGGTCGAACTGCATCCGTTGGCGAAAAAGCTGCGCCTGCAGGGCGACTATTATGATAAGGTACTCGGCCGCCGCATCGCCTACAATGCGGCAAACGTCTACAGCGGCTTTGGCGTGATGTACGGCGCGGGCGTGATCTCCGGCCTGCTCGGCATCGGCAGCGGCAGCTTCAAGGTCATGGCAATGGACATGTTTATGCGTCTGCCGCTTAAAGTATCAAGCGCAACGAGCAATTTCATGATGGGCGTGACCGGCGCGGCCAGCGCGGCGATCTATCTCTTTCGCGGCGATATCGACCCGATCATTTCCGCGCCGGTCGCGATCGGCGTATTGATCGGCTCTACAATCGGCGCACGACTGATGCAAAAGATGAAGAGCCGGACGATCCGTAAACTGTTCATACCGGTTCTGCTTTATCTCGGCATTCAGATGATGCTGCAAGGATTGGGGGTTTCATTATGA
- a CDS encoding DUF1634 domain-containing protein: MTTTVSASRKADLFVSYTLRLGVLASAAVIIAGLLVFFISGESGYPGHEYPTQGAAILAGALAGKPFGIIMLGLLMLILTPVLRVGTSILIFIAERDWVYTIITAIVFVILLASLYFGK, encoded by the coding sequence ATGACGACAACAGTATCCGCCAGCCGCAAGGCAGACCTTTTCGTCAGTTATACATTGCGCCTCGGCGTACTGGCCAGCGCCGCGGTCATCATCGCCGGTCTTCTCGTCTTCTTTATCAGCGGCGAAAGCGGTTATCCGGGCCATGAATATCCGACGCAAGGCGCGGCCATTCTCGCCGGAGCGCTTGCCGGCAAGCCGTTCGGCATCATCATGCTCGGTTTGTTGATGCTGATTCTGACGCCGGTTCTGCGCGTCGGCACGTCGATCCTGATCTTCATTGCCGAACGGGACTGGGTCTACACGATTATCACCGCGATCGTCTTCGTCATCCTGCTTGCCAGTCTCTACTTCGGCAAGTGA
- a CDS encoding VOC family protein encodes MKIEHIALYTQRLEEMKNFYTRYFSGQSNDKYVNARKGFSSYFISFSSGARLELMQQEGITPAATNNKQRLGLIHFAFSVGSRAAVDALTETLRTQGFKVTGEPRSTGDGYYESCIADPDGNLVEITE; translated from the coding sequence ATGAAAATTGAGCACATTGCGTTATATACGCAACGTCTGGAAGAAATGAAAAATTTTTATACGCGCTATTTCTCCGGCCAGTCCAATGACAAGTACGTCAACGCCCGCAAAGGTTTCAGCTCGTACTTCATTTCCTTTTCTTCCGGCGCCCGCCTGGAATTAATGCAGCAGGAAGGCATCACGCCTGCCGCAACCAACAACAAACAGCGGCTCGGCCTGATCCATTTTGCTTTTTCCGTCGGCAGTCGCGCAGCAGTCGATGCACTGACCGAAACGTTGCGTACGCAGGGCTTTAAAGTCACCGGCGAACCGCGCAGCACCGGCGACGGCTATTACGAAAGCTGCATTGCCGATCCTGACGGTAATCTGGTTGAAATCACCGAGTAA